In one Lolium rigidum isolate FL_2022 chromosome 3, APGP_CSIRO_Lrig_0.1, whole genome shotgun sequence genomic region, the following are encoded:
- the LOC124702480 gene encoding uncharacterized protein LOC124702480 translates to MKSGKGADAGEPIEDGGETMIKTRSAPPTLEIVEHRVVGGLGSGGGGSTSFNQPWREMTPGSGSGHGGSSGRRGGREPPEKRLTLFALRLAVLEKAASGLGKLDFAWATVVLLGGFASDLKITDFWCITVILVGEGARVFSRSHELEWQHHATLTSTAGNALRTSSRFFRHVARTIFKPRATAASLARVRAVQFQRQIVGMMKQRTWHAPDVPLLPYTGWVFVSKKISWLLNWLQVLSAFACVALSVMRLWKQDFQDQGKDNMRPALLLFYTLALLEASLFLLEKVYWWWKMSVRKLLDQVSAECELGPYGLVSLKRFFYDAYSQCIDGSIFDGIKMDLVTFAEDLILSDFLDEQLIGVRILQQLATSKGSARDTLRKLGTNPRSIERVVEMLNWRRPDEEEVRQCAAEVVSKLAGKRQNALRVSGIPGAIESIMSLLYTGRGAPTSSTITTKGAAAAEPDRMYDYLQFNLLGLRILKKLARDHDNCGKIGNARGLLAKIVEFSHASQALLLNPSATDSQVRAVKRALQVIKMLVYTTGATGKTLRRDVAENVFTVSNLRGVLQHGHQHMELQKLAMDILTGMAMDQRANETIAGTGGVVKLLLSIFFNSQELELGREASEALAMLALESETSCSAILKARSGVIDPLVSALECHDARCLNAMRLLRNLCAYSGEEHRTRLSAVTKAMPAVLRATMTGHSKILEVSVGLTTQICQFMDGDQFAAELRGAGLDKRAYVQRLAGILRQYKYPEVTVPRMRRFVVQQVIWLMKSSPRRGGGGGFVELLRDRELGMERLLEAIADTTSEVECYHVFSGSVPLSRHRESFSAIVETALHLVAAGGGGSSEGSFG, encoded by the exons ATGAAGTCCGGGAAGGGCGCGGACGCCGGCGAGCCCATCGAAGACGGCGGCGAGACGATGATAAAGACCCGCAGCGCGCCGCCAACCCTCGAGATCGTCGAGCACCGCGTCGTCGGCGGCCTAGGCAGCGGAGGCGGCGGGTCGACATCTTTCAACCAGCCGTGgcgggagatgactccggggagcGGCAGCGGCCACGGCGGCAGCTCGGGCAGGAGGGGCGGCCGGGAGCCGCCGGAGAAGCGGCTGACACTGTTCGCGCTCCGGCTGGCCGTCCTCGAGAAGGCAGCGAGCGGGCTCGGGAAGCTAGACTTCGCGTGGGCCACCGTGGTGCTCCTCGGCGGCTTCGCCAGCGACCTCAAGATCACCGACTTCTGGTGCATCACCGTCATCCTCGTCGGCGAGGGCGCGCGCGTCTTCAGCCGCAGCCACGAGCTGGAGTGGCAGCACCACGCCACGCTCACCTCCACCGCCGGCAACGCGCTGCGCACCAGCTCCCGCTTCTTCCGCCACGTCGCGCGCACCATCTTCAAGCCGCGGGCCACGGCCGCGTCGCTGGCGCGCGTCAGGGCGGTGCAGTTCCAGCGCCAGATCGTGGGCATGATGAAGCAGCGGACCTGGCACGCGCCCGATGTGCCGCTGCTCCCGTACACCGGCTGGGTCTTCGTCTCCAAGAAGATCAGCTGGCTGCTCAACTGGCTGCAGGTGCTCTCCGCcttcgcctgcgtcgcgctctccGTCATGCGCCTCTGGAAGCAAGACTTCCAAGACCAAGGCAAAGACAACATGCGCCCGGCGCTCCTGCTCTTCTACACCTTGGCCCTGCTCGAGGCGTCGCTCTTCCTGCTGGAGAAGGTGTACTGGTGGTGGAAGATGTCCGTCCGCAAGCTGCTCGACCAGGTCAGCGCCGAGTGCGAGCTCGGCCCCTACGGCCTCGTCTCCCTCAAGCGCTTCTTCTACGACGCCTACTCGCAGTGCATCGACGGCAGCATCTTCGACGGCATCAAGATGGACCTCGTCACCTTCGCCGAGGACCTCATCCTCTCCGACTTCCTCGACGAGCAGCTCATCGGCGTGCGCATCCTGCAGCAGCTCGCCACCAGCAAGGGCTCCGCGCGCGACACGCTGCGCAAGCTCGGCACCAACCCGCGTTCCATCGAGCGGGTCGTCGAGATGCTCAACTGGAGGCgccccgacgaggaggaggtgcgCCAGTGCGCCGCAGAGGTCGtgtccaagctcgccggcaagcgCCAGAACGCGCTCCGCGTGTCGGGAATCCCGGGCGCCATCGAGTCCATCATGTCCCTGCTCTACACCGGCcgcggcgcgcccacctcctccaccatcaCGACCAAGGGCGCCGCCGCAGCCGAGCCCGACCGGATGTACGACTACCTGCAGTTCAACCTCCTGGGCTTGCGCATACTCAAGAAGCTCGCGAGGGACCACGACAACTGCGGCAAGATCGGAAACGCGCGCGGCCTGCTCGCCAAGATCGTCGAGTTCTCGCACGCGTCGCAGGCTCTGCTCCTCAACCCGAGCGCCACGGACTCCCAGGTACGCGCCGTCAAGCGCGCGCTCCAGGTGATCAAGATGCTGGTGTACACGACGGGGGCCACGGGCAAGACCCTCCGGCGGGACGTCGCCGAGAACGTGTTCACGGTGAGCAACCTCCGGGGTGTCCTGCAGCACGGCCACCAGCACATGGAGCTGCAGAAGCTGGCCATGGACATCCTCACGGGGATGGCAATGGACCAGAGGGCCAACGAGACCATCGCGGGCACCGGAGGTGTGGTCAAGCTGCTGCTGTCGATATTTTTCAACTCCCAGGAGCTCGAGCTCGGCCGCGAGGCCAGCGAGGCGCTGGCGATGCTGGCCTTGGAGAGCGAGACGAGCTGCTCGGCCATCCTCAAGGCTAGGTCCGGCGTGATCGATCCGCTCGTGTCTGCTTTGGAGTGCCACGACGCTCGATGCCTGAACGCGATGAGGCTGCTGCGCAACCTGTGCGCTTACTCGGGAGAGGAGCATCGAACGCGCCTGAGCGCGGTGACCAAGGCCATGCCGGCG GTACTGAGAGCCACCATGACGGGACACAGCAAGATCCTGGAAGTTTCCGTCGGCCTGACGACGCAGATCTGCCAGTTCATGGACGGCGACCAGTTCGCCGCCGAGCTTCGAGGCGCCGGGCTGGACAAGCGCGCCTACGTGCAGCGGCTGGCCGGCATCCTGCGGCAGTACAAGTACCCCGAGGTCACTGTGCCCCGGATGCGGCGCTTCGTGGTACAGCAGGTGATCTGGCTCATGAAGAGCTCGCCtcgacgaggcggcggcggcggcttcgtggAGCTGCTCCGGGACCGGGAGCTCGGCATGGAGCGCCTGCTCGAGGCCATCGCCGACACCACGTCGGAGGTGGAGTGCTACCACGTCTTCTCCGGCAGCGTCCCACTCAGCAGGCACCGGGAGAGCTTCTCCGCCATCGTCGAGACCGCGCTCCACCTAGTCGCTGCTGGTGGTGGAGGATCATCGGAAGGGAGCTTCGGCTGA